The Deltaproteobacteria bacterium genome window below encodes:
- the ruvA gene encoding Holliday junction branch migration protein RuvA has translation MIARLNGTLIQKRPASLVVEAMGVGYEVFVPLSTFYELPDIGQDVVLHVHTQVRQDAISLFGFISEREKDIFQILISVNGIGPKLAMNILSGTDPAELLRLISRGDLNRLIRIPGVGKKMAERIIFDLRDKKITDTPDAPGGDKPRTADLDAVREDALSALMNLGYRNQMVNDALDRVIQEADAEQISLDVILKKTLKLLAN, from the coding sequence GTGATCGCGCGTCTCAACGGCACCCTGATTCAGAAAAGGCCGGCTTCACTGGTCGTCGAGGCGATGGGGGTGGGTTACGAGGTCTTCGTGCCCCTGAGTACCTTTTACGAATTGCCCGACATAGGACAGGATGTGGTGCTTCACGTCCACACCCAGGTCCGGCAGGATGCCATCAGTCTTTTCGGCTTCATCAGTGAGCGGGAGAAAGACATTTTTCAGATCCTCATTTCCGTCAACGGGATCGGGCCGAAACTGGCCATGAACATCCTCTCCGGGACCGATCCGGCGGAGCTCCTGCGCCTGATTTCCCGGGGCGACTTGAACCGTTTGATCCGCATACCCGGTGTGGGAAAAAAGATGGCGGAACGGATCATCTTTGACCTGCGGGATAAGAAAATAACCGACACGCCGGACGCACCGGGGGGGGATAAACCACGGACGGCGGACCTGGACGCGGTTCGCGAAGACGCCCTGTCGGCCCTGATGAATCTCGGCTACAGGAACCAGATGGTCAATGACGCCCTGGACCGGGTTATCCAGGAGGCGGACGCCGAGCAGATTTCCCTGGATGTGATCCTGAAAAAAACGCTCAAGCTTCTGGCGAACTGA